The Opitutales bacterium ASA1 genome window below encodes:
- a CDS encoding DUF5605 domain-containing protein, whose translation MYLRRVIVLLVAWSCAVSGSRAGILAAPGAAERWGIFELALRGPAEGNPFLEVELAAEFSDGERTMRVSGFYDGEDVYRVRFMPDTLGTWSFTTRSNRAELSGIAGSFETTPAAPGNHGPVGVVNRWHFAYADGTPYRPFGTTIYGWAHRPETLQEETLRTLAEAPFNKVRMLLTPQNFGRQVPRPERFPYEGTPPRDWDYTRFNPDFFRHIERRIGDLRDLGIECDLILFHPYGRMWGLDEMGPENDDRLVRYVVARFAAFRNIWWSMANEYDFVRWKQPEDWDRCFQVVQASDPYGRLRSIHNGFQIYNATLPWVTHASIQSGAAVEEAGRAELLRSAFRKPIVYDEVKYEGDIERRWGQLDGREMVHRFWSGKVVGTYVGHGECLTNPESIMWISQGGRLRGESPPRIQFLRTILEDGPAEGIEPIDKWQEPAGMGGRPGRYYLLYFGREKPTSWTFELFKNGIADGMTFTVDVIDTWDMTIERVPGLFTTKKKDAYHFVDAEGRTVSLPGKPGMALRILRVGDTSNDPELEVPIE comes from the coding sequence ATGTACCTGCGACGCGTCATCGTCCTGCTCGTCGCTTGGAGTTGTGCGGTTTCCGGCTCGCGCGCGGGGATATTGGCCGCACCCGGAGCGGCGGAGCGTTGGGGGATCTTTGAACTCGCTTTGCGCGGTCCGGCCGAGGGCAACCCGTTTCTCGAGGTCGAGCTCGCGGCCGAGTTTTCGGACGGCGAGAGGACCATGCGCGTGAGCGGCTTCTACGACGGCGAGGACGTCTATCGCGTGCGCTTCATGCCCGATACGCTCGGAACGTGGAGCTTCACGACGAGGAGCAACCGTGCCGAACTCTCGGGAATCGCCGGCTCGTTCGAAACCACGCCGGCGGCTCCGGGCAACCACGGTCCGGTGGGCGTCGTGAACCGCTGGCATTTCGCCTACGCCGACGGCACGCCCTACCGGCCGTTCGGCACCACCATCTACGGCTGGGCGCATCGACCCGAAACGCTGCAGGAGGAAACGCTGCGGACGTTGGCGGAGGCTCCCTTCAACAAAGTGCGCATGCTGCTCACGCCGCAGAACTTCGGGCGGCAGGTGCCGCGACCGGAACGCTTCCCGTACGAAGGTACGCCGCCGAGGGATTGGGACTACACGCGTTTCAATCCCGACTTCTTCCGCCACATCGAGCGGCGCATCGGCGATCTGCGGGATCTCGGCATCGAGTGCGACCTCATCCTCTTTCATCCCTACGGACGCATGTGGGGGCTCGATGAAATGGGACCGGAAAACGACGACCGCCTCGTGCGCTACGTCGTCGCGCGCTTCGCCGCTTTCCGCAACATCTGGTGGTCGATGGCCAACGAGTACGACTTCGTGCGGTGGAAGCAGCCGGAGGACTGGGATCGCTGTTTCCAAGTGGTGCAGGCGAGCGATCCGTACGGACGGCTGCGCTCGATCCACAACGGCTTCCAGATCTACAACGCCACGCTACCGTGGGTCACGCACGCGAGCATCCAGAGCGGCGCGGCGGTCGAAGAGGCGGGGCGGGCGGAGCTGTTGCGCAGCGCGTTTCGCAAGCCGATCGTGTACGACGAAGTCAAATACGAGGGCGACATCGAGCGGCGTTGGGGGCAACTCGACGGACGCGAGATGGTTCACCGCTTCTGGTCGGGCAAGGTCGTCGGCACCTACGTCGGGCACGGCGAGTGTCTCACCAATCCGGAGAGCATCATGTGGATCTCGCAGGGCGGGCGTCTCCGCGGCGAGAGTCCACCGCGTATCCAGTTTCTCCGTACGATTCTCGAAGACGGACCGGCGGAAGGCATCGAGCCGATCGACAAGTGGCAGGAACCCGCCGGGATGGGCGGCAGGCCCGGGCGCTACTACCTGCTCTACTTCGGACGCGAGAAGCCGACCTCGTGGACCTTCGAGCTCTTCAAGAACGGCATTGCCGACGGCATGACCTTCACCGTCGACGTGATCGACACGTGGGACATGACGATCGAGCGCGTGCCGGGATTGTTCACGACGAAGAAGAAGGACGCCTACCACTTCGTCGACGCGGAAGGGCGCACGGTGTCGCTTCCGGGGAAACCCGGTATGGCGCTGCGCATCCTGCGTGTCGGCGACACGTCCAACGATCCCGAACTCGAGGTGCCGATCGAGTGA
- a CDS encoding DUF6298 domain-containing protein yields the protein MTENMRRRIRAGVSIAAFACAAVVSAKEIPYPVAFDRDGRLAYVEDEAGNRVVEFSHAGYRGGGVPLPHVPARIRVAPAEGDDGERIQAAIDHVSALPADADGIRGAVLLDRGRFEIAGRLRIDASGVVLRGSGRGADGTVLVATGTDRRALIEVAGRIERRGIGAARGVVGAYVPVGARELELENTAGLAPGVRVAITRPSPASWIEAVGMHEAPARQPYNWRAGAFDVRWDRTILEISGSRVVLDAPLTVALEQRFGGASIEPYEETGYIEDVGVENLRCESTFDRGNPFDEEHAWNAIDLHAVRDGWVSDVTGIHFAGTVVQVGALVSRVTVQDCDSLEPVSEWAGYRRMAFHSRGQQILFLRCRSEFGRHDFSVGYLAAGPNVFLECTTRETQGFSGSIGAWASGLLFDGVTIDGGALRLDNLETWNQGVGWNAANSVLWNSSASTIVCRTPPGAANRAVAVWGQFIGDGTWTATNTFAKPASLYRAQLAERLGDGALSALSARTYADESATPAWTDGARRRPESIEPAGDPMRVVDGWLVAGDRLLTGRQSTGAWWLGRLEPARAKEYGPALTRFSPGRTGTGLTDEIPALVASMVANDQVAFRHHYGLWYDRRRIDHQMIRRPDADVYPPFFEQPFARSGQGSAWDGMSRYDLTRYNPWYFERLRAFAAEARRHGRVLVSETYFQHNILESGAHWVDSPWRNVNNVNDTGFTEPPPYTGDTIRMAAEFYDVAHPVRRELHRAYIRQCLSALADEPNVIHTLTAENSGPLHFMQFWLDVVAEWIRETGRWPTIMLSAPKDVQDAILADEVRAPLIDAIDFSYWFRTDDGAEFAPPGGVSLAPRQHMRQWKGGRPSAASIAGMVREYRTRHPDKAIVSSLDQADGWLFVAAGGSFPKLPRTTDPALLATIARMRPTELPGNPVGAWALASSEGALVVDVSGGELRLPASFASASRVDARVVDPATGVMGDVVVVPVVDGARRLPAGAAGLRVFLLIFDDPSRDGSVSRPASES from the coding sequence GTGACCGAGAACATGAGACGACGAATCCGCGCCGGGGTGTCGATCGCCGCGTTCGCGTGTGCCGCGGTCGTATCCGCGAAGGAAATACCGTATCCCGTGGCGTTCGATCGCGACGGTCGACTCGCCTACGTCGAAGACGAGGCGGGCAATCGCGTCGTGGAATTTTCGCACGCCGGATACCGCGGTGGTGGCGTGCCGCTGCCGCACGTGCCGGCGCGCATCCGCGTCGCGCCCGCCGAAGGCGACGACGGCGAGCGCATCCAGGCGGCGATCGACCACGTGTCCGCACTCCCGGCAGACGCCGACGGCATTCGGGGCGCGGTGCTGCTCGACCGCGGGCGTTTCGAGATCGCCGGGCGCCTGCGCATCGACGCGAGCGGCGTGGTGCTGCGGGGATCGGGCCGTGGAGCGGACGGCACCGTGCTCGTCGCGACCGGCACGGATCGGCGTGCGTTGATCGAGGTCGCGGGTCGTATCGAGCGTCGTGGGATCGGTGCTGCGCGCGGGGTCGTAGGCGCGTACGTGCCGGTCGGCGCGCGCGAACTCGAGTTGGAGAACACCGCGGGGCTCGCGCCGGGAGTGCGCGTCGCGATCACCCGGCCGAGTCCGGCTTCGTGGATCGAGGCGGTCGGCATGCACGAGGCTCCTGCGAGGCAGCCGTACAACTGGCGGGCGGGCGCTTTCGATGTCCGCTGGGATCGCACGATCCTGGAGATATCCGGTTCTCGAGTCGTGCTCGATGCGCCGCTCACCGTCGCGCTGGAGCAACGTTTCGGCGGAGCGTCGATAGAGCCGTACGAGGAAACAGGATACATCGAGGACGTCGGCGTCGAGAACCTGCGTTGCGAGTCCACATTCGACCGGGGCAATCCGTTCGATGAAGAGCACGCGTGGAACGCGATCGACCTCCACGCCGTGCGCGACGGGTGGGTGTCGGACGTGACCGGTATCCACTTCGCCGGGACGGTCGTTCAGGTGGGAGCGCTCGTCTCGCGCGTGACCGTGCAGGACTGCGACTCCCTCGAACCGGTGTCCGAATGGGCGGGCTACCGCCGCATGGCGTTTCATTCGCGCGGGCAGCAGATCTTGTTTCTGCGCTGCCGGTCCGAGTTCGGGCGGCACGATTTCTCGGTCGGTTATCTCGCGGCGGGACCCAACGTGTTTCTCGAGTGCACGACGCGGGAGACGCAGGGTTTCAGCGGATCGATCGGTGCGTGGGCCTCCGGATTGTTGTTCGACGGCGTCACGATCGACGGCGGCGCGCTGCGTCTCGACAATCTGGAGACGTGGAATCAAGGCGTGGGCTGGAACGCGGCGAACTCCGTGCTGTGGAACTCGTCCGCTTCGACGATCGTGTGCCGCACGCCGCCGGGCGCGGCCAATCGCGCCGTTGCGGTGTGGGGGCAATTCATCGGCGACGGCACGTGGACGGCCACCAACACTTTCGCGAAGCCCGCGAGTCTCTATCGTGCGCAACTCGCGGAGCGCCTCGGCGACGGCGCGCTTTCGGCGCTCTCGGCTCGCACGTACGCGGACGAGTCGGCGACCCCGGCATGGACCGACGGCGCACGGCGCAGGCCCGAATCGATCGAGCCGGCCGGCGATCCGATGCGCGTGGTCGACGGCTGGCTGGTGGCGGGCGACCGTCTGCTCACCGGGCGACAATCCACCGGTGCATGGTGGCTCGGCCGGCTGGAGCCGGCGCGGGCCAAGGAATACGGACCGGCGTTGACCCGCTTCTCTCCGGGACGGACCGGGACGGGACTGACCGACGAAATCCCCGCGCTCGTGGCTTCGATGGTGGCGAACGATCAGGTGGCGTTTCGCCATCACTACGGTCTTTGGTACGACCGGCGCCGCATCGATCATCAAATGATCCGGCGACCCGATGCGGACGTGTATCCGCCGTTCTTCGAGCAACCGTTCGCCCGCAGCGGGCAGGGGAGTGCGTGGGACGGCATGAGTCGGTACGACCTCACGCGCTACAACCCGTGGTACTTCGAGCGTCTTCGCGCCTTCGCCGCCGAGGCGAGACGGCACGGCCGCGTGCTGGTGAGCGAGACGTATTTCCAGCACAACATCCTCGAGTCGGGTGCGCACTGGGTCGACTCGCCCTGGCGCAACGTCAACAACGTCAACGATACCGGCTTCACCGAGCCGCCGCCCTACACCGGCGACACCATCCGGATGGCGGCCGAGTTCTACGACGTCGCGCATCCGGTGCGGCGCGAGTTGCACCGCGCCTACATCCGGCAGTGCCTTTCCGCTCTCGCCGACGAACCCAACGTCATCCACACGCTCACGGCGGAGAACAGCGGTCCACTGCATTTCATGCAATTCTGGCTCGATGTCGTCGCGGAGTGGATACGCGAGACGGGCCGCTGGCCGACGATCATGCTGAGCGCTCCGAAGGACGTGCAGGACGCGATCCTCGCGGACGAGGTGCGCGCCCCGCTGATCGACGCGATCGATTTCAGCTACTGGTTTCGCACGGACGACGGCGCGGAGTTCGCTCCTCCCGGCGGCGTGTCGCTCGCACCCCGGCAGCACATGCGGCAGTGGAAAGGCGGCCGACCGAGTGCCGCGTCCATCGCCGGCATGGTGCGCGAGTATCGGACGCGTCATCCCGACAAGGCGATCGTCTCGTCGCTCGATCAGGCGGACGGTTGGCTCTTCGTGGCCGCCGGCGGTTCGTTTCCGAAACTTCCCCGGACGACGGATCCCGCCTTGCTCGCCACGATCGCTCGCATGCGACCGACGGAGTTGCCCGGAAATCCGGTCGGCGCTTGGGCGCTGGCGTCGAGCGAGGGTGCTCTCGTCGTGGACGTCTCCGGTGGCGAGTTGCGTCTGCCCGCTTCCTTCGCGTCGGCGAGTCGCGTCGACGCGCGCGTGGTCGATCCCGCGACCGGAGTGATGGGCGATGTGGTCGTCGTGCCGGTGGTCGACGGCGCTCGCCGACTGCCTGCCGGCGCGGCGGGATTGCGCGTGTTCCTGCTCATCTTCGACGACCCGTCCCGCGACGGTTCCGTCTCTCGTCCTGCATCCGAATCATGA
- the dapA_2 gene encoding 4-hydroxy-tetrahydrodipicolinate synthase, translating into MNTDFPREGILAALAIPSDARGRVLKKPLATHLAWLRERGIHGVLALGSSGEFPRFSVDARKRALETIAELAAPLPVIANISDVRSQVVAELGRFARSLGLPGVGIMPPSFYPLSPADQLAFFLHAAEATQLPVMLYNFPELTGNRIAPETIAAFADRAPMAAIKQSGREFEYHRQLIELGVEKNFSVFSGADTRLPEVFALGAHGCIGGLVNFVPEYMLSIYEHCRLGRAGEWEATAARMKDVGAIVDRLTFPLNVAAGVEARGFDPGEPKTVVSEESVAIYHGIVESLRDCFAVWGLDRVPGGRVASRLARKVHAA; encoded by the coding sequence ATGAATACAGATTTTCCCCGTGAGGGCATTCTCGCCGCGCTCGCGATTCCGTCGGACGCGCGCGGTCGCGTGCTCAAGAAACCGCTCGCGACACACCTCGCGTGGCTGCGCGAACGTGGCATCCACGGCGTGCTCGCGCTCGGGAGTTCGGGCGAGTTTCCCCGTTTCAGCGTGGACGCGCGCAAACGCGCGCTCGAGACGATCGCGGAGCTGGCGGCGCCGTTGCCCGTGATCGCGAACATCAGCGACGTGCGTTCGCAGGTCGTGGCGGAGTTGGGGCGGTTCGCCCGTTCACTCGGATTGCCGGGAGTCGGCATCATGCCGCCGAGCTTCTACCCGCTCTCGCCGGCGGACCAACTGGCGTTCTTCCTCCACGCCGCGGAGGCGACGCAGCTTCCGGTCATGCTCTACAACTTCCCCGAGTTGACCGGAAATCGCATCGCGCCGGAGACGATCGCGGCCTTCGCCGATCGTGCACCGATGGCGGCGATCAAACAGAGCGGACGCGAGTTCGAGTACCACCGGCAGTTGATCGAGCTGGGGGTGGAGAAGAACTTCTCGGTCTTCTCGGGTGCCGACACACGGCTGCCCGAGGTGTTCGCGCTCGGGGCGCACGGCTGCATCGGAGGGTTGGTCAACTTCGTGCCGGAGTACATGCTTTCGATTTACGAACACTGCCGACTGGGACGTGCAGGCGAGTGGGAGGCGACCGCCGCACGCATGAAGGACGTGGGCGCGATCGTGGACCGACTCACGTTTCCGCTCAACGTCGCCGCCGGAGTCGAGGCGCGCGGGTTCGATCCGGGAGAGCCGAAGACCGTCGTCTCCGAAGAGTCGGTCGCGATCTACCACGGCATCGTGGAAAGCCTGCGCGATTGTTTTGCCGTCTGGGGTCTCGACCGTGTGCCCGGCGGCAGGGTTGCGAGCCGGTTGGCGCGCAAGGTGCACGCGGCCTGA